A genome region from Erigeron canadensis isolate Cc75 chromosome 3, C_canadensis_v1, whole genome shotgun sequence includes the following:
- the LOC122591564 gene encoding uncharacterized protein LOC122591564: MLKVSPWKGVVRFLKRGKLAPRYIGPFEITERVGAVAYRLKLPQELSNVHDVFHVSDLKKCLADEATYVPLNEIRVDSNLSFKEEPVEIMDREVKKLKRHKYTVVKVHWNSRRGPKFTWEREDQMKLKYPHLFT; encoded by the coding sequence ATGCTTAAAGTGTCGCCTTGGAAGGGCGTAGTCAGATTCTTAAAGAGAGGGAAACTAGCTCCAAGGTATATTGGACCATTTGAGATTACAGAACGTGTTGGTGCAGTAgcttaccgtttgaaacttccccaagagcttagtaacgtacacgatgtaTTCCACGTATCAGACCTTAAGAAGTGTTTAGCTGACGAAGCAACGtatgttcctttgaacgagatacgagtagataGTAATTTAAGCTTCAAAGAAGAACCCGTTGAAATCATGGATCGCGAAGTCAAAAAactcaagagacataagtatactgTTGTGAAAGTCCATTGGAATTCCCGTAGAGGCCCAAAGTttacttgggaacgagaagatcaaatgaagcttaagtacCCACACTTATTCACGTAA